From the genome of Watersipora subatra chromosome 9, tzWatSuba1.1, whole genome shotgun sequence:
CGTAATGTTCAAAGTTGTGCCAAACAACCGATCCATAAGTGAATGTAAAAAGACTGGCTGCAACCAATATGAAACGTAAAAGAATGAAAAAATTAGTGGGTTTTTCAACTGGTAAGTTATTAACCCTGATACCTCTACCTTCGCATGCCAACACTTCTGTTCGCAGTTATGAAGTAAAGGTAAAAATTACTGTTATcctttgttaatttatttttctGCATAGTTTCATAGAGGCTGCGAGAATATTTCATTCTTAAACCAATATTGGTCACATTTTTCATTACTTGTATTCTTTTACATTACAGAAAAACCACAAAAAGAGTATTgtaaaagctttttttaatttcatgtaCAGCATTTTGAACTCTTGAATGTTATTTATGACATCAAGTTAGATTTCATGCCTTCCTGCTTTAGACATACTGTTGATGTACGGGTTACAATTTAACAGCCCGTATGTTTAGAGCGGAAAACATTGCTATGAGAAAAACTAGAAATCCCCATTTATCTCAGTATACTTCAACAGGAATTTGTTTGGGTGATGAAAACATTTCAAGGAACtgcaacaacaaaataataaatttccAATGGAAAGAACTTGACATCTAAAATTAAGTAAAAATGGAATTGTTTTCCCTTAACAGTCACTTGCTAAGTGGCGCCATCATGAGATACTGGCTAGACAATTTCGCTATTGCCTACATGTCGAAAAATTGGGTTGCTGTTACATACAGATGTCAAAAGAGGAGGAACTCTCTTATTTGTTTACATGAGCTGTTTGAAACGATCAAAAGAGACCACTGACTTTCACAACACTGCAATAGTGATATATCAACAATTAAAATGGTGGTATATGGTTGCTAGGTTACCAAATTTTAAATCTTATACATGTTAACACACAAGTTATCAAGATCCTACCAACATAGATGATGAAAAGAGTGCATGAAAAGCGAGAAACTGCTATTGCAATAGCAACTACCTGGCCGTAGCCTAAACACTACCTTAGACTAACCTTAGCATTCATATGTAGAGTTTGGCCTTTTTTCAGGAAACCTTTCAAAGCTGCTTGCAGCTCCTCCATAGTCTTAGAATCTAACTCTTTGGCGGTCGTTACGGTGCAGTCCACCTCCCCTCTGTGAGCCCTCATCAACACTTGGAACGAAGCGAGCACAGCGTTAAGCTTCGGAAGACGACCATTCTCAGCCATGGCACACATTGTGTTTACTGTCAGGTCTGTCAAACCTTGCTTCTTCATCGTGGATTCTATAACCTCTGCATAAAGAAAACAACCGGTAGAACAATTCATGAAATTATGCATGGTGAATTTAAACTTGATATAACCTTCAGGATGAACACCTTCAGGATTGATGTTAATAGCAAAGTGATAAGGAACTCAGtacttgttttaataatagttttttgaaTAAAAGTATTGTTTAGAAACAACTAAAGTAATatgttattttcattttttgtgtaagttaagCACCAGAACATTATCTGAATAACGTGTTGTCAGAATACCACATTCAAATAACACAATACTGTATTTCAATAAAGTTCACTGCAAAGAATATTGATACATCTTTGATAGTTAACAAATCCCAAATTGAGATCATTATTTGGAGCATGAGTTACTAAGAACTAGAACGATCTAGTGGTCTCATGTGCAAGAGAAGATAAACCTTTATGACAGCAGAGTGCTGGCTGCCACAAACTTTTTACACAAACTATCAAATTTTTAGAATCAAAATGTTTGGGTGATGAGAAAACTTCAAGGAGCTGcaacaacaaaatgaaaaaatctcCAATGGAAAGAACTTAACCGATGTGTAATTTAGTCAATTTTGATTCGTCTCCCCTTGTTAGTCACTTAAATTTTCTTATCAAATAATGATCTTGTTAAGAAAAAAACATAAGAGCAAAAAATGCTAATATTATGTTTGCAaactgagaagacaacttcctTCTTGACAGCTCACTACTCTTCAAACGCTGTCAGGGTGTCTTGGATAGCCTGTTGAAATGGCTTATTTGAGTTCTGCTGGAGTGAGTAGCCAACACATACCACGGCCTGACTATCCACTCCAAGATTACTAGAATGTCACTGGATGATAAGGCCTACTCATTGATCTGACCTACATGTAAGTAACAGGTCTCCAAATGCAATGGCGCAGGTCTGTCTGCTTCTATATTGGCACTGAAAGCAATCTTGCTTTCAAGACAGGCGACGCAGTGGCCAGACTACATGTTCAATTGTTAAATATCGCTATCAAACTTTACAGAGAAACTATCCAGTCattttgaaaaaagtaaaacattttatcattaCACTATGCGAGTTCATTACTATTCTTACCAGCGCAACTGTAAACAAGTTTTTCcatgtcaatttttttttaaattcatatcGACTTCGTTCTCAAACCTAAAATGGACCTAAAATTTAACTCTGTTTCAAGCTAGCCTGACTGATTTGAACCGGCATTTTATTCTAGCTGTTACCaataactagtaccctggcagttcgGTGCACCGCGAGAGATAGTCAGATGTAATAAGTATCTGCACAACTATTCCATAATGCAGCAAACTGGTTGAGGAGTAGCAGTTGGTAGTGTGCCTGGCTGCTACGCCGAATGTTTGAGTTTGATTCCCGCGCGATGCATTCTTTTTCCCTGACCTTTAAACATGGCGAACaaacagacacggctcttattatatagtaaaaattaaGACTTCATTGAACTTGTTCCATTGATGCCAATTTATGAAGCCCTTTCTATTTGTGCAGATTAAAGTCGCAAAAACCAACACTGAAAAATACTAATAGTTATTAGTGTCTgattgtgataataataatatcatgaTAAATGTCGAGAAACATCACAAAATCACAGCTCAAGCACCGATATCTGttaattattaaatttgtttCTAGTTTTATCAATAATTGCAAATAGTGGCGACAACATTCAATGGTATCAAAGCAGATATGGCAAAAAAtaacttcaatttttttcaaacatatttgaaagcttttaagtGAGTTCAAATTAGactaaagattttttttataataactgAAAAGTGATTTGCagacaaaaatttatattttacgaATTGGTCGTAGGATAATTTGGTACATCCAACCACCTACTGTTTTAGTCGAAGACTAACTGAGTATTTTTGCTTTACTCTTACCttttttgaatgattttttCAATGTTGGGTCACGCACAAACTGCAACAGTTTTTTGTCCTTGCTGAGTAAAGCTTCGACCTTCTTCATATCACTATCTACAGCATCCAGTTTTTTAGTTTTGGTTGCTGCAGAGTAGAGGGCACTAGCATACCGCCCCTCAATGCCATGCACTTCCACTGGGGCCTTTACAAGCTGAGTGAGTCGGGAACTCGTACTGAGGCACCGTCGCTGCAAAGAAATGTATCGATAGAATATTTTCATTGCATCTCAGCTACAGAGAACATCCAAGCTTAAGCATATTTTCGTAAAACTGTTCTTTCCaaaattttctttatttgatAGCTTAATttattttgcacatattttctAACACTTACGCAACTGTCTGCTTCATCTGCCTGAGCTATGAACAAATTGGTAGATGCAGTTCAAAAACGCATATTACAGCACTGCCTGACTAAACAAAACTGAGCATAGACCAACGAAAAAAAACATGAGTCGAAACTTTACCCTTCGTATGATAGAAGTAAACAGCTCATCGATTGGACTAGTTTTTTAGAAGTAAAATAGCAAAACATTTAAACCATGTAGAGTAAAATACTAATATCCAATCGGCACTAACATGTATGAAAAATTTCGACGCAATACCAGAATATCGCTTTCACAATTGTAGTACAATTATCTATTTGCCATGTTGTTCCCCATTGACCCAACATAAAAATACTGTAATCTTGCAGTTGTTGATTACAGCGCCGGCATTAGCGCGTTTCTTTCCGGGTTGTGCCTCCGAGGTTTCAATTCCTTAACATATAAACTTACAAACTGATTGAAAGCCATAGTATATGATGAAAGCTTTCAGTGCAACAAAATATGCTGAGATGGTAAACTCTCAAATATTCAGTTGAACGGGTTGATGCCGGCGACCATGAACTTTTAGTTACCTATACCGGATATAGACCGACTTGTTAGCTGTGAGGTTAACGTATTTACGATGTATAACTATCATCCCCTTGAAGTTAGTCGTTTTGCTTAAACGACGAGATGTGCGCCATATTTAGATTCAGGTACTGGGCACGCGTACCATTTCCGGAGTTGGGTAGCAACACATAAAACCTCCCCTTCAGGATATAGTGTTAGCTAATTTTACTTAAACGAAGCCGTTAATACTGCTGCATCATCATTACTTATACACACTATACTAAGTTTGATATGTGATATACTATTAAAACTGTTCTAGAACATTTTAATGAATCATTCTAATGCATCATTAGAGTATTAGCAGTGGCCAGAagtgtacatgtatagtatatcCCATATCAAACTTAGCATGGTGTGGATAAGTAATGATGGTGTaacaaatactaaataatttatttaaaacgttgggtgtaaatttatttgaaaaagaacaaaaacctaattattttttattaaataaccaTTAAAAAGTCTGCTAAAAGTATTAAGTATGAATGTGCTAATCAAATTTCAATATCAAATAAGCAATAACTGtgtcaaaaataattaaaccaAAATATTGtacaagaaaaactacaataaaacatacatgtatacttcatattttaaaaactttaatatttCTGGTTTTTTAAGGATTTAATAACTTTTAACCTTTTCTTGGTTAGCAAAAGTTgttaaaattgattttaaaaagtaataataactaaaatatatgaatcattttattttaattcttttttaaaaatttcatctgTTAATTCTTGTCAAGTTTATGAATTGACAAGAACTAGTAGTACTACTAGAACATGATTAGTACTTGTGTACTAGTATGCTAGCAGTTCAGTGAGCTATGAGAGATcaatatgtgtaatcactataTCCATAATTATTACATAGAGCAGCAGATGACAGATTGGAGTGGTAGAGTGCTTGCTTTTGAATCTGACACACTGGATTTCTGTGTGAGACAATTTTGTTGTTTAACGCTCTTAgcagacggacagacggacaaatttgatttttattttagtaaagatttgtaTACATGCGCCACTGTGGTTTTCAGCTAGTCGTTACAAAGCTATTCGCTATTGTAGCCTTTTTATCATTATTTCACCtattaatacagtcaaacatggataactcgaacttcaagggaccgagcaaaagtgttcgaattatcagagcattcaagttatcagagcactgtcacaagtccatatatttacttatttattagtagatacatgtacatatacaaactataatataaatcaaaagcacaaatggcttgtttcaaattaaatgcttctaatgtaaagtttaaaacgttttcatgaaaaagtatagagatttttctatcacttgagattggtttgttgtttgaggtgatgttattgccaggacgtttttcagattgacattggcaaaacttgatcgttgttgaaatgctcaaaagaaaagacatttttttcttttggggatTTACCCaccatcaattttgccgttttttcttgaagtttatgcagattactttactttacctgggattcgttaagagcaacactccgaggcagttcaattagaagttttacgaggttttacggtacattctatatcactcacgcttttttaatagatacttattgaatgtacacacgtattctgtgtttaggtcaaacgatgaatagttttttgtagctcagacaacgtatacgtttaattacaacattttttaagacgttttaaacattcaacattccgacgttgatttaacacggaatcaacgtcggaaaactattcatcacgggttagccgagtcacgcactcaaggattttcgccacgcacatacaaaacaacatgcgatttttgttttgtatgtgcgtggcgaaaattcttgcgcgcgtgacccggctagcccgtgctattcatcgtatcgctgtataaatcaaatttcaccaaacttttagaaaagtcgttgacaaaaatattttgccgatggtggtaataacgacgcttatgaattacgaaaagatgaagtttacctctatggctttgaataaagtgattttctaaagcgaaaacaaccgtttcggtagctgttgggcaaaaaaacagttcgaattaacagtgttgagttcgagttatctatagcaatttatcattacgtgggaacggaccaaaggaaatgttcgaattaaccattttttttcgagctatccgtggacgagttatccatgtttgactgtatttgcaaTTGCGGCATCATTGATGATAAATGTCACGTGGCAGTGAAACGTGCACAAAAACAGGTTGATGTGTGGCTATGGGAGAGAATATTGAGAAAGGTAAGTGAGGATGCTGCTGCGACACCTCTTCTTCCATTAAGTTAACATTTGATGAACGTTGATGTGGACATTTTTTGGCCTGCATAAATTGTTCTAGAATAATGGTCTCAATGCTGCTACTAAAAGGAGTGATAAAGAGGGACCCGATATTGTGGCTATTGTGTTTAGTAATTTACTAATTCGACATACAGCACTCCACTACAGGAAAAAAGTGAACTGAgcccccagggctgatactctgaaaaaaacacccaactggataggcccagacttggatattgtacccccaatcacctggttggtcaatttgaatttggatattgtacccccaatcacctggttgatcaatttgaaatacaccccctaaacacccCCTACACagaccccctaaacactgggagttccctagagggcgcccaggttccacgccccgctaaacatccaatatgattcatgcattaataaaaaaaaagaagctacaaactaaattttcaatttaatttaaatacgtttttatttcagatttttcgtttgtttagtattgcaaaaacgatcgtttttttcttctgcaaacggcttatttttttgttgctaacagagacaaacatattgtagtttactattggtcaagaaattaaacaaaaaaaaggcaattagctaaccataaataaatttatataaaccgttcgtgtggcgacataatagttgcTCTGCCCACTAACATtagtatcgcaaaacgacaaaatgttgctatgcctgcaaaaaggttaataaaactgattccaaacaacCATCAGATCaccattttcatttacaaagaaaaacataatgaatatcaatgaaataaatatcatatcattcTTTCTGAATATATTGCTgaagggttgctaagatgatgcagtgtcgactgtctcttttcccttcctGTTAGCAAGCAAGCAGCAGCAATCTGCTTTAAAACGAAGACTGGAATTTCGGTGCAAtttcttggtattactttggctgaataaaaccttaatgagcatgggccgTTTTACTGGCTTGCTTGTGGAAAcaccccctaaagtagcaaattcactgacagtgccccatggtctgaaaacccccccccccctaaaacgtgattttgggccgaacctaatgggccttttaggggggagtatcagccctgggacTGAGCCCAGTACTTTCTATGATGCAACTTAGTCAATCCAACAACAGGCTGCTTTAACAAACTCTCAACTCTTTGTACAATGTTGAAACCTTCAAAATCTGCTTTACCCGATGCTACTTGAATTACAACCTGTTGGTTATGACCGAAAGGACCAAAGGAATTACCAtctgtttacaaaaaatttctCGAGTACTAATTTGAAGTACTGCGATATTAGTCAATCAAAAACGCTCAAAATAATATAGATAAACTGTTTCAGAAAGCAATATGAATTATATTATGACAGTTAGTTTCCATGTAAGTTACaagttttcaactcatttcaatttacgtgatatgaacaaatggCATTGAACTTCTAAcaactattttgaaaatatcattgttaGCTGCTTTAGAAATCTCTCTGCTAATATATGTTCTTTTAGCAGAGcaaagtattttaaacactacATGTATTTGTCAAACTATGTATTCAATTTTCATGGCTAACCGTTGcccttttttgttgttttatgatatttgcatggcataatttaaaaaatatttctgttgaaaaaagaaatatttgtcattaaagttatatatcaatataccaatACTAGTACATtatttaaagaaaataaaattatatatatcatgtttatATTGTATTAAAGTTATGCTTGTGAGTCATGTGCCACTTTTAAGAGTACAACGCTAACTGAGCAACTATTTATCACACATAGTGAGTAAAATTTAACCCAGCGCCAATTGCTTGAATCAACCAATCACCGAATATTGCTGACTGAAGACTACCTGAAAATTCTCATTACATAACAGTAGAACACCCAATATGTACTAACCAACCAGAATTGTTCATCGAAATAGACTTTAAATGACCTATAAAATCTGCATTTATTTTGAAATGAACAACATTCCATGAGCCTCCTTTACTCACAgatgattaaataaaaaatatagatctatttttctaaaaatagtgtgaaaaaatcaataaaattgctAAGTATATAACTTTCTAAAGGTACATAACTACAAATACCTCTGATATTCTGACATGTACACAAgatattatttgatttttaacaaTTTGTCAACAAGGTGTAATGTGTCAACATGGTGAAATCATTAAAAACATAGAAAAACTAGTTTTTGAACATTATTTAGATCAACTTACATAATCGCTGATTCTTTAAAGAATATCTTCCATGTCGTAAGTACCGTATTATAAGCGTCAAATCGAGTTAAACAAAGCTAATTTAAGTATAAAATATCAGCGTAGTACTGTTATTAATTTATTCGatgatgttgctt
Proteins encoded in this window:
- the LOC137405360 gene encoding ATP synthase subunit O, mitochondrial-like isoform X1, yielding MKIFYRYISLQRRCLSTSSRLTQLVKAPVEVHGIEGRYASALYSAATKTKKLDAVDSDMKKVEALLSKDKKLLQFVRDPTLKKSFKKEVIESTMKKQGLTDLTVNTMCAMAENGRLPKLNAVLASFQVLMRAHRGEVDCTVTTAKELDSKTMEELQAALKGFLKKGQTLHMNAKVDPEILGGMVVAIGDKYVDMSTSSKIKTYTNAIKEAI
- the LOC137405360 gene encoding ATP synthase subunit O, mitochondrial-like isoform X2, translating into MAFNQFRRCLSTSSRLTQLVKAPVEVHGIEGRYASALYSAATKTKKLDAVDSDMKKVEALLSKDKKLLQFVRDPTLKKSFKKEVIESTMKKQGLTDLTVNTMCAMAENGRLPKLNAVLASFQVLMRAHRGEVDCTVTTAKELDSKTMEELQAALKGFLKKGQTLHMNAKVDPEILGGMVVAIGDKYVDMSTSSKIKTYTNAIKEAI